A genomic segment from Nicotiana tabacum cultivar K326 chromosome 9, ASM71507v2, whole genome shotgun sequence encodes:
- the LOC107798870 gene encoding polyadenylate-binding protein RBP47C'-like translates to METNNGPETPENKQPSPPPQQAVSEAEANVVPVVTQQPWVAMQYPAAAMVMQHPPHYIPYHPHHHHHPPQQQQQNKGGGSNNENRTIWVGDLHNWMDEDYLRTCFASTNEVASIKIIRNKHTGFLEGYGFVEFNSHAAAEKVLQTYSSMTMPNADQPFRLNWASFSTGDKRSNNGSGLSIFVGDLAADVTDTLLHKTFAKKYPSVKAAKVVVDANTGRSRGYGFVRFGDDNERSQAMTEMNGVYCSSRPMRIGAATPRKSSGYLQYYSSLGGYSNSASPQGSQPDVDSTNTTIFVGGLDPIVSDEDLRHPFAQYGEIASVKIPVGKGCGFVQFAKRNDAEKALQKLNGTAIGKQTVRLSWGRNPANKQSRADFMKQWTGPYYGGHFYNAYGYAFPPPHDPSMYAAAAYGTYPIYGTHQQQVS, encoded by the exons ATGGAAACAAACAACGGTCCTGAAACGCCGGAGAATAAACAGCCTTCACCCCCGCCGCAACAGGCGGTGAGTGAGGCGGAGGCGAATGTAGTGCCAGTGGTGACTCAGCAGCCATGGGTGGCGATGCAGTACCCGGCGGCGGCTATGGTAATGCAGCACCCACCTCACTACATACCCTATCACCcacaccaccaccaccatccacCGCAGCAACAGCAGCAGAATAAAGGTGGAGGATCCAACAACGAGAATCGTACGATTTGGGTCGGCGACCTTCATAATTGGATGGACGAGGATTACTTGCGCACCTGCTTTGCTTCCACCAATGAG GTTGCCTCCATCAAGATAATTCGCAATAAACACACTGGTTTCTTGGAGGGATATGGTTTTGTTGAATTCAACTCACATGCTGCTGCAGAGAAAGTTCTGCAAACATATTCTAGCATGACAATGCCTAATGCAGATCAACCTTTTCGTTTGAATTGGGCTTCATTTAGCACGGGCGACAAGAGATCAAACAATGGTTCTGGCCTTTCCATCTTTGTAGGAGATTTAGCTGCAGATGTTACAGATACCTTGCTACATAAAACCTTCGCTAAAAAATATCCTTCTGTTAAAGCTGCTAAAGTTGTCGTAGATGCCAATACTGGTCGTTCAAGAGGGTATGGTTTTGTAAGGTTTGGAGACGATAATGAGAGGTCGCAAGCAATGACTGAAATGAATGGTGTGTATTGTTCAAGTAGGCCCATGCGAATTGGTGCAGCCACACCACGGAAATCATCTGGATACCTACAATACTATTCTTCACTAG GTGGATACTCCAATAGCGCATCGCCCCAAGGATCACAACCTGATGTAGATTCTACAAATACAACA ATTTTTGTTGGAGGTCTTGACCCCATTGTCAGTGATGAGGATCTCAGACATCCTTTCGCTCAGTATGGTGAAATAGCTTCTGTAAAGATACCAGTTGGGAAAGGATGTGGTTTTGTGCAGTTTGCAAAAAG AAACGATGCAGAAAAAGCGTTACAGAAGCTGAATGGAACTGCTATTGGCAAGCAAACAGTGCGCCTTTCGTGGGGACGAAATCCAGCTAATAAACAG TCAAGAGCTGATTTTATGAAGCAGTGGACTGGACCATACTATGGGGGACATTTTTATAATGCTTATGGATATGCTTTTCCACCACCGCATGACCCTTCCATGTATGCTGCAGCTGCATACGGGACTTATCCAATTTACGGGACTCACCAGCAACAAGTAAGCTGA